The Carassius carassius chromosome 2, fCarCar2.1, whole genome shotgun sequence genome has a segment encoding these proteins:
- the LOC132110377 gene encoding transmembrane protein 41B, with the protein MAKKRSGNRETESSPLVEPEPRPSKQTPVLKGAQSSGGASARMSILLLITIFACSACVMYLLFRNFPELSEDEREKIKIPKDMDDAKALGIVLSKYKDTYYTQVLLAYFATYIFLQTFAIPGSIFLSILSGYLYPFPLALFLVCLCSGLGASFCYMLSYLVGRPMVYKYLTERAQKWSQQVDKHREHLINYIIFLRITPFLPNWFINITSPVINVPLGVFFLGTFLGVAPPSFVAINAGTTLYKLTTAGEAVSWNSLLVLGLLAVVSILPVCFQKKIQQKLE; encoded by the exons ATGGCCAAGAAGAGAAGCGGAAACCGCGAGACAGAGAGCAGTCCGCTGGTAGAGCCGGAGCCGAGGCCCTCCAAACAAACTCCGGTCCTCAAAg GAGCCCAGTCGTCAGGAGGAGCCTCCGCACGCATGTCAATCCTCCTCCTCATCACTATCTTTGCCTGTTCGGCTTGTGTCATGTATCTGCTGTTCAGAAATTTCCCAGAACTGAGCGA AGACGAGAGAGAAAAAATCAAAATCCCTAAAGACATGGATGATGCCAAGGCATTGGGCATAGTGCTGTCCAAATACAAGGACACATATTACACTCAAGTGCTTTTAGCATACTTTGCAACATACATCTT CCTTCAGACGTTTGCCATCCCAGGCTCCATATTTCTCAGTATACTCTCTGGTTATCTCTACCCTTTTCCATTAGCTCTCTTCCTGGTCTGTCTG TGTTCTGGCCTTGGAGCGTCTTTTTGCTATATGTTGTCTTATTTAGTCGGGAGGCCGATGGTGTACAAGTACCTCACAGAGAGAGCTCAGAAATGGTCACAACAG GTGGACAAGCACAGAGAGCACCTCATTAACTACATCATTTTTTTGAGAATAACTCCTTTCCTTCCAAACTGGTTCATCAACATCACCTCGCCGGTCATTAATGTGCCTCTGGGTGTCTTCTTCCTGGGGACCTTTCTTG GAGTGGCTCCTCCATCCTTCGTGGCGATTAACGCAGGGACGACTTTGTACAAACTGACCACAGCTGGCGAGGCCGTGTCCTGGAACTCTCTTCTCGTGTTGGGGCTTTTAGCTGTGGTCTCCATCCTTCCTGTCTGCTTCCAGAAGAAAATCCAGCAGAAACTTGAGTAG